A stretch of DNA from Candidatus Hydrogenedentota bacterium:
ACCCCGGCTATCCGGGCTACAAGCCGAGCATCTGGTTCGCTGGGGGCCAACCCCACGCCGTGCCCATGCGCGCGGAAAACGGCTTCCTCCCCAAACTGGCCGACATCCCGGCGGACGTTGCCCGGAAAGCCTCCGCCTTCTACCTGAACTATCCCAACAACCCCACGGGCGCCGTGGCCACCCGCCAGTTCCTCGCTGAACTGGTCGAGTTTGCCAAAACCTATGACATTGCCGTCTGCTACGACAACCCTTACAGCGAGGTGGTGTTCGGCGTCGAGCGGCTGAGTTTCCTCAACGCCCCCGGCGCGAAGGAGGTCGGCGTCGAGCTGAACTCCCTGTCAAAGCCCTTTAACATGACCGGCTGGCGCATCGGCATGGCCGTCGGCAACCCCGACCTGGTCAAGGCCATTGCCACCGTGAAGGCCAACACGGACAGCGGCGTCTTCAACGCCGTCCAGTATGCGGGCATCGAGGCGCTGGACCACGGCGACGCCTGCACGGCCCGCATGCTGGAGGTCTACGGGCGCCGCCGCGACAAGGTGCTGGCGGTCCTGCGGGAGCTTGGCTGGACCTATGACCCGCCCAAGGGCACCTTCTATCTCTGGGTGCCCGTGCCCAAAGGCCACACTTCCGCGAGTTTCTGCGATTTCATGCTGGAAACCTGCGCGGTGGTCCTCGCCCCCGGCGCCGCCTACGGCGTCAACGGCGAGGGCTTTGTGCGGTTTTCCCTGACTGTTGAGGACGCCCGTCTGGACGAGGCCCTGCGCCGCATGCGCGAAAACCTCTCCGGGCTGGCTTTTGACTGAACCGGAACCCGGCGAACAACATGACCCAGCTAGACATTGTCATCCCCCTGGAACAAATCGTTGTGCTGCCCGCGGGCGTCAACAAACGCGAGGCGCTCAACCTGCTCATTGACGCCATGAGCGGAAACCCGGTCATCACCGACCGGGAGGCCTTCCGCAGGGCCGTCTTCGAGCGCGAGGCCGTCATGAGCACCGGCATCGGCAACGGCATCGGCGTGCCCCACGTCCGCATCCCCGAAGTCACCGTGCCCACCATCGGCGTCGCGGTCTCCGACGAGGGCGTGGACTTCCAGGCCATGGACAACAAGCCCGTCCACATCATGATTCTTTTCGCCACCCCCCTCGGCGCGGAGAAGGCCTACCTCACCCTGCTGGCCAAGGTCATGATTGTGCTGCGCAACCGCAATCTCTATGCCTCACTGCGCGCCTGCCGCACCCCCGGGGAGGTTCACGCCGTCCTCAGCCGCTGAGGGTGGCATGGCTAGCTCCGAGCCCCATCGGACGGATCGGACGGATCGGTCCGATGGGTTGCCTGCGCGCCATTTGGCTTCCCCCCAACACAAACAAATCCGGCGGCGCCTTTGCGCCGCCGGACAATACTGGCAAGCTTGTCTGCAACGTCCCCCGCTCAGCCCTTTTTGGTGTACTTCTCCAGCAGGGCGGGAATCTGATCGGCGGTCATGTCACCGTAGACCTTGTCCTCGATCATGACGACCGGGGCCAGCCCGCAGGTGCCCACGCACCGGGTCGCGTCGAGGGAGAAAAGGCCGTCCGAGGTGGTCTCGCCAAAATTGATGCCGAGCTCCTCGTGAAGCCGGTCGGCGACGCGCTCCGCGCCCTTGACATAGCAGGCCGTGCCGAGGCAGACGCTGATGATGTACTTCCCGCGCGGTTCGAGGCGGAAGAAGTGGTAGAACGTGGCCACGCCGGTGACCTTCGAGGCGGGCACCTGGAGCAGTTGGGCCACGGCGTCCATCTGCTCGCGGCCGAGGTGGCCGAACTCGCCCTGAACCTTGTGCAGGACACGGATCAGGTGACTGCTGGGGTGGGCGTCGGCGGCGCACTCCTCGATGAAGGCGACAATTTCGGGGGTCAGCGAGGCGACGGCCCTCGCGCGGACCTCTTCCCGGTTGTCATGGCGGGAGCATTCACAATGGGTGCTCATCAGCGGATTCCTCTCGGCAGTCTGGGGGCGTAGTGGGTGTGGAGGAGGCGGTGCGCCTTCTCCCCGCCGGGCTCGCCCAGATATTCCTCATAAAGCGCCGTAATGGCGGGGTTGTGGTTCGAGCTGCGGATATCCTTGTCCGTGTCTATGGTGTAGAGCGCCTTCGCGCGCTTCGCGAGCAGTTTCGGGTCAAGAATGGTGTAACCCGCCGGCGGATAGGGCTGGCCGCCGCCGCCGATGCAGCCGCCGGGGCAGGCCATGATTTCGAGGATGTGGAACTCCTCCTCGCCCGAAACCACCTTGTCCAGCAGTTTCTTGGCGTTCTGGAGCCCGTTGGACACGCCGACGCGCAGGGTGAGGTCCTTGTTGACCATCAGCTCGCAGACGCGCAGGCCCTCGACGGCGCGCACCTCCGTGAACTCCAGGCGCGCGGGGGGCTCGCCGTTGATGACCTCGGCGGCCATGCGCAGCGCGGCCTCGAGCACGCCGCCGGTTGTCCCGAAAATGTCCGCCGCGCCCGAGGAGGCGCCCAGGGGCGAGTCAAACTCGCCCTCATCGAGTCCGGCAAGGTCAATGCCGTAGCTCTTGATCATGAAAATCAACTCGCGGGTGGTCAGGACCGCGTCGGTCTCCTGGCCGCCGTCGGGCGTCGCGAATTCGGGGCGGTGCGCCTCGAACTTCTTCGCCGTGCAGGGCATGACCGCGACAACGAAGATGTCCTTCGGGTCAATGCCCTCCTTCTCGGCGTAGTAGCTCTTGATGAGCGAGGACATCATGGACATGGGGGAGCGGCACGAGGACGCGTTGGGGATGAGCTCCGGATAGAACCGCTCGAGGAAATTGACCCAGCCGGGGGAGCAGCTTGTGAGCAGCGGCAGCCGCCCGCCCTTCTGGACGCGGTTGAGGAACTCCGTCGCCTCCTCCACGATGGTCAGGTCGGCCGTGAAGTTGGTGTCGAAGACCCGGTCAAATCCGAGCCGCCTGAGGGCGGTCACAAGTTTGCCCGTGGCCGGCGTTCCGGGCGCCATGCCGAAGCCCTCGCCGACAGTGGCGCGGATGGCCGGCGCCGTATGAACCACCACATGCTTCGTCGGGTCGCCCAGCGCCTTCCAGACCCGGTCCGAGTCGCTCTTGCCGACAAAGGCCGCCGTCGGGCAGGCGTTCACGCACTGCCCGCACTGGATGCAGACCGAGTCGTCCATGTTGTCGCCGTGCGCCGGGGTGACCGCGGTGGTGAAGCCCCGGCCCTGCTGGCTGAGGTTGTGCACCCCCTGGACCTCGGCGCAGACCCGGACGCAGCGCCCGCAGAGAATGCACTTCTCCGCGTCGCGGGTGATGGATACGCTCGTCTTCTCGATGGGGAAGCGCTTGCGCTCGCCGTCAAAGAGCCGCTCGCGCACCCCGAGGGTGTAGGCGAGGTTCTGGAGCTCGCAGTTGCCGTCGCGCACGCAGGTGAGGCATGCGCGGGGGTGGTTGTCCAGCAGCAGCTCGAGGATGTCGCGCCGCGCCTGGCGGATTTCCGGGCTGTTGGTCTGCACCTCCATCCCCTCCCACACCTTCACGCTGCACGAGGCCATGAAGAAGGAGACGCCCTTCACCTCGACGACGCACACGCGGCACGAGCCCTGCATGCTCAGCTTCGGGTGGTGGCACAGGCGCGGTATTTTCACGCCCAGCCTCTTCTCGGCGGCCTCCATGATGGTCGTGCCCGCGGGCACGCTCACCGGCACGCCGTCTATGGTAAGGTTGATCATCTGCTTGTCGCCCATCGCGTCACCTTTGCCTTTTGTTGTCCGGCCCAGCCGGTCAATGCCGCGCCACCGCGTCGAAGCGGCACACCTCGAAGCACCGGCCGCACTTGATGCACTCCGCCTGCCCGATCACATGGGGCTCCTTGCGCGCGCCGCTGATGCAGCCCACCGGGCAGTTCCGCGCGCACATCGTGCAGCCCACGCACTTCTCCGCGTCCACCTCGTAGCGCACGAGCGCCTTGCACTTGCGCGACGGGCACGAATGGTCCAAAACGTGGGCCTCGTACTCCGCCCGGAAATGCCGCAGCGTGCTCAGCACGGGGTTCGGCGCGGCCCGGCCCAGGCCGCACAGCGAGGTGTTCTTCACCAGAAGCGCCAGGCGCTCCAGCTTCTCCAGATCCTCCATCGAGGCCTTGCCCATGGTGATCTTGTCCAGAATCTCCAGCATCCGCTTCGTGCCCTCGCGGCACGGCGTGCACTTGCCGCACGACTCGTCCTGGCAGAAGGTGACGAAAAACTTCGCCACGTCCACCATGCAGTCGTCCTCGTCCAGCACGATCATGCCGCCGCTGCCCATGATCGAGCCCATCTTGCCGAGGGTGTCAAAGTCTATCGGCGTGTCCATGCTGTCCGCCGGGATGATTCCGCCCGCCGGGCCGCCGGTCTGCACCCCCTTCAGGCGCTTGCCCTTCGGCACGCCGCCGCCGATCTTGAAGACCACCTCGCGCAGGGTGGTGCCCATGGGCACCTCGACCAGGCCCGTGTGGCTCACCTTGCCCGCGAGGGCGAAAACTTTCGTGCCGCCGCTGCCCGCCGTGCCCACTTTCGCGAACCACTCCGCCCCGTAGACCAGGATGGCCGGAACGTTCGCGAAGGTCTCCACGTTGTTGATCACCGTCGGCTGGCCCCAGAGGCCGCTCTGCGCCGGGAACGGCGGACGGATGCGCGGCTGGCCGCGCTCGCCCTCAATGGAGTGGATGAGGGCCGTCTCCTCGCCGCACACGAACGCGCCCGCGCCGAGACGGATTTCAAGGTCCATGTCAAATCCGGAACCGAGGATGTTCTTCCCCAGCAGGCCGTGTTTGCGGCACTCGGCGATGGCGTGCTCGATGCGGCGGATGGCCAGTGGGTATTCCGCGCGGACGTAGAAGAAGCCGCGGGTCGCGCCCACGGCGTAGCCGCCGATGATCATCCCCTCGATCACGCTGAACGGGTCCGACTCGAGCATGCTCCGGTCCATGAACGCGCCCGGGTCGCCCTCGTCGGCGTTGCAGATGATGTAGCAGGTCTTCTTCACATTCTGCCGGGTCAGTTTCCACTTCTGGCCCGTCGAGAATCCGCCGCCGCCCCGGCCGCGCAGGTTCGAGCGGGTGATCTGGTCAATGACCCAGTCCGGATCACCCTTGGACAGCGTGTCCGCAAGCGCCCGGAAACCGTTGTAGTGGATGTACTCGTCCAGGCTCTCGGGGTTGACCACGCCCGTGTTGCGCAGGGCAATCCGGTTCTGGCGGTTGAAGAAGGCCACATCCCCGTAAAGGTCGAAGAAACGCTGGCTGATGGGCTGCACGGCGCTTTGCAGGTCCGCGACCACCCCGCCCCCGACGAAGTGTTCTTTCACAATCCGCGCCACGTCCGCGGCGGTCTTCACGTTGTACACCACATGGCCCGGGCGGACCAGCACGCTCGTCGTGTCCGGGTCGCGCGGCACCGAACAGAAGCCCAGGCAGCCCGCCGCAAGCACACCCACCTTCTCCGGGCCAAGCTCCGCCCTCTCCAGCTCCTCGCGGAACACGTTCTCCACGCTGCCGTTGACGCAGGCGCCGCAGTGCTTCGCGTCGCAGACCAGCACCTCGTACTCGGGGCGGACTTCCGGCTGGTCGAGCACCTGCTCGCCCATGGGCTCGCCGCCCTGGACATGCCGCGAGAAAATGTTGTGCGCCGTGTCACGGTCCACCCGCTGGTATTTCACCGGCATCTTCCCCGGCAGGAACACGCTCACAATGGGCTCGCGGCTGCACCGGCCCGTGCAGCCGGTCATGTGCAGTTGGATGTCCGTGCGGCCGCTCGCGCGGATGTTCCGCTCGAACTCCTGCCACACCTCCTGGGCGCCTGCCGCGTTTTCGCACGTGGCCGACCCCACCTGTATCCGGATTACGCCCTCCGGGGTGGCCTCGGCCAGGCGTGCTTCCGCCGCCGCCGTCAATTTCTGGTAAGACTGGGTGACTTTTGCGTCCATGGATAACCCCGATGCTTTCATCCGTTTGCGCGCCGCCCCGGCGCGTTTGTGGGATTCGTGGCGCTTCAGCCCTATATCCTGAAATGGGATAAATCGGGCGAAACGGGTTTGTTTCGCGCGTATTGTACCTTGTCGAATTCCCAAGAATTCAATAAATTCTTTTGATTCGTGGGCTGATCAGAAGTTTTGACCGGAAAAAACGGGGTTGAGCAGTTCACGGCGGGAAAAATCCAAAAAAACGTTGGACTCGGGGTACTTGCGCCAAACCATGGTCAGTATGGACGGAGTGGACGAAGTGGACGGAATGGACACGAAAGACACACACCTGCGGGGTTAACCTTGACTTTGCGCGTAAAGTCCAAGCAGGCAATGATTTACGTGGCTACTGAAAATCGCATCCGCCGTTCAGACGTAGACGTCGCGCTCGCCTTGGACAACGCGGCCCATCAGGGTTTCCGCGCGTTTGCGCAGGGCGGGGGACATGTCATCGAGGGTGCGGGCGATGCAGGCCTCCCCGGCGGCCCGGGTCTCCTGACTGGCATAGTGGATGAGGAACTCCTCGAAGGTGCTGAGGGCGTTCACACCGCAGTAACTCTTGATGAGGCCGGGCTTTGCGAGGTCTATGAAATCGGAGCCCGTGCGGCCCATGCGGTAGCACCCGGTGCAGAAGGAGGGGATGTAGCCAAGTTCGGAGACATCGCGGACCACCTCGTCGAGGGGGCGGTGGTCGCCGAGCGAGAACTGGCTCGCGTCGAACTCCTCGTTGTCGTTGTAGCCGCCGGGATTGGTCCGGCTGCCCGCGGAGATTTGCGAGACCCCCAAAGCCAGGGTTTCGCGCCGCATCTCGGCGGTCTCTCGGGTGGACATGATCATTCCCGTGTAGGGGACCGCAAGCCGGAGAATGGCGACAAGTTTGCGGAAATCATCATCCGAGACGGCGTAGGGCGGGTGGTCGGCAAGGGTCGAACCGCATGCGGGCTCGATGCGGGGCACACTGATGGTGTGGCACCCGACCCCAAACCGGCTTTCAAGGTGGGCGACGTGCTGCATGAGGGAGAGCACCTCGAAACGCCAGTCGTACAGCCCGAAAAGTACGCCCATGCCGACATCGTCAATCCCCGCCTCCATGCAGCGGTCGGGCGCGGTGATGCGCCAGTCGAAGTCGCTCTTGCGCCCCTCCAGATGCACCTTCGCGTAGGTGGGACGGTGGTACGTCTCCTGGAAAAGCTGGTACGTCCCGATCTTCATCTGCTTCAGGCGGCGGAACTCGTCCAGGGTCAGGGGGGCGAGGTTCACATTGACGCGGCGGATTTCTCCGTCGCCGTGCTTCACCGAATACACCGTCTCGATGCAGCGGAAAATGTACTCCAGCCCCTCCTCCTCGGGATAGGACTCCCCGGCGACCAGAAGCATCCGCTTGTGGCCCTGGTCTATGATGATCCGCGTCTCCCGCGCCACCTCCTCCTGGGTCAGGGCGCGGCGTCGCAGTTCCGTGTTCCCCTTGCGGAAGGCGCAGTAGGTGCACTCGTTGTTGCACAGGTTCGACACGTACAGGGGGGCGAAAAGCACCAGGCGTTTCCCGTATATCTCGTCCTTCACCCGGCGCGCGTCCGCAAAGAGTTCCTCCCGGAGATCGGGGGAGGTGATGGTGGCCAGACAGGCGACATCCTCCTCGTTCAGCCCCTTCAATTCCAAGGCCTTGTCCAGCACCTCCCGGACATGGCCGGGATCGGGCTCCCCGGCGGCAAGCGCGGCCTCTATCCGGGCGACATTGAGGGGAACTGTTCCGAATACGGCGGCCATGACGGCGCCTCCTTTCTGGCGATGCCCGGACAGGACGACATCCTCGCCCTGTTCTCAGGCTTGTCTGCCATTATAGCAAAACTGGGGGGAAAGTGCGTAATTCTAGGGATTATTTACGGAGTCCGCACCGGATGGAAACAAGCATGCGGCGGACGATACAATCGCCTGCCCCCCAACGGGGCCAGGAGCGGCAAACGCGGCATGGGTAACCTTGAATTAATCGGAATTGCGGTCGGGCTTTCGATGGACGCCATGGCGGTGGCCATCGGCACGAGCGCCATCCTCCGGGGGGTCACCCCCCGCCAGGTGTTCCGGCTTGCGTTCCATTTTGGACTCTTCCAGGCGCTCATGCCGGTGATTGGCTGGGTGTTGGGCGCCTTGGCGGCGGGATATATCCGCTCCTACGACCACTGGATTGCCTTCGGGCTGCTGGCCTTTGTCGGCGGGCGGGCCATTTTGGAGGCACTTTCCGGAAACGAAGAGGGGGAGGTTTCACGGCGGGACCCGACACGGGGCGCAAGCCTGATACTCCTTTCCCTGGCCACAAGCGTGGACGCCCTCGCGGTGGGCCTGACCTTCGCCATGCTGGACATCCAAGTGTGGTATCCGGCGCTGGTCATCGGCCTGGTGGCCGGAGGACTCACCGTGGCGGGGATGCTGTTCGGCGCGCGGCTCGGACGGCGCTTCGGGCGGGTCATGGAGGTTCTGGGAGGGCTGGTGCTCATCGGTATCGGCCTGAAAATCCTCATTGAGCATGTCCTTCTGCACACGGTGTGAGGGTTGCGCGTTTTCCCCGGCGGCACGTACAATTCCCCGAAACCGGCCCATCAACCGACGAGGAGCGCATGGCCATGCTCAAAAAGCGCGGACCGAAAATCATAGACGGCAAAAAAACGGCGGCGGCGATTCTGGAGGAGCTGCGCGGCGAGGTGGCCGCGCTGGCGGGGAAGGACGTTCAGCCGGGCCTCGCGGTGGTGCTTGTCGGGGAGGACCCGGCCAGCCAGGTGTATGTGCGCTCCAAGCGGAAGACCTGCGCGGACCTGGGCATCGCGTCGTTCGCGCACGACCTGCCCGCGAACTGCACGGAAAAGCGGCTGCTGGGCCTCATCGCAAAACTGAACGCCGACCCGAAAGTCCACGGCATCCTGGTGCAGGTGCCCCTGCCGAAGCAGATAGACGAGCAGCGCGTGCTCAACGCGATTGACCCGGACAAGGACGTGGACGGGTTCCACCCGGTGAATGTGGGCCGGCTGCTGAACGGCGAGGACGCCTTTGTCTCCTGCACCCCGGCGGGATGCCAGGAACTGCTGCTCCGGGCCGGTTATGACCCTGCCGGGAAACACGTGGTCGTCGTGGGCCGCTCGAACATCGTGGGCAAGCCCGTGGCCGCGCTGCTGATGCAGAAGGCGCGCGGCGCGAACGCCACCGTGACGGTCTGCCACTCGCGCACCCGGAACCTGGCGGCCATCACGCGGCAGGCGGACATCCTCATCGCCGCCATCGGCGTGCCGGAGTTTGTGAAGGCGCGCATGGTCCGCGAGGGCGTGGTGGTCATTGATGTCGGCGTGAACCGCGTGCCGGACGACACGAAAAAGAGCGGCCACCGGCTGGTGGGCGACGTGGATTTCAAGGGGGTCTCAAAAAAGGCGAAGGCCATCACCCCCGTCCCCGGCGGGGTGGGACCCATGACCATCGCCATGCTGATGAAAAACACCGTCAAAGCCGCACGGCTGCGCGGATGACCGTTTGCCCCGGCCCCGCGGCGGGGGGTATAGTGTGGCATCGTTTTTCTTGCTCTTGCTCTTTATCTTGCTCTACTCTTGTTTCAGATTCGTTTAGGGACTTTGAGCAAGAGCAAGATAAAGAGCAAGAAAGGACACTCACGCCAATCGGCCAAAGTGCGCGTCTTATGTCGTTTTGGTCAAGGGCAACCATAGGAGGGAACCACCATGGCCCGTCATGAAAAAAGCGTTGAGCTACTGAACAAGGCCGTCGCCGACGAGATGAGCGCGGTCCACCAGTACATGTTCTTCCACTTCCACTGCGACGACCAGGGCTACGACCTGCTGGCCAACCTTTTCAAGCGGACCGCCATCGAGGAGATGCTCCACATCGAGCGGCTCGCCGAGCGCATCCTCTTCCTCAAGGGCGACGTGCTCATGGAGGCCGCCGAGGGGGTGAAGAAGGTGACGGACGTAAAGGAGATGCTGGAGATGGCCTGCAAGATGGAGCAGGACAGCGCGAACGCCTACAACAAGTGGGCGAACGAGTGCTCGGCCAACGCGGACTCGGTGTCGAAGAAGCTCTTCGAGGACCTCGTGGTGGACGAGGAGCGCCACTTCGACCAGTACGACACGGAGCTGGAGCATCTGGACAAGTACGGTGAGAACTACCTCGCCCTCCAGTCCATCGAGCGCAGCAAGCGCACCGCCACCGGCATGCCCCCGGCCCAATAAGGGTCCGTCAAAACAGGCGGTTTATTCCCCGGCCCGGCGCTGTTTCTCCAGCCAGATATGCAGGATGGCCATGTCCGACGGGCGGACGCCCGGAATCCGCGAGGCCTGGCCGAAACTGGCGGGAAGCACCTCCTTCAGCCGCTGGCGGCTCTCGCGGGGCAGGCCGGGCACGGCGTCATAGTCGAAGCCGTCGGGGATGGGCAGGTTCTCCGCGCGCCGGAACTGCTCCACGGCCTTCTCCTGGCGGTCCATGTAACCCGCATATTTCACCTCAATCTCCACCTGCTCGCGGGTTTCCAGGTCCACCGGTTCCGGCGGCGGGGAAAAGCGCCACAACTCCTCCAGCGTGACGCCGGGGCGGCGCAGCAGGTGCGCGGCGGTCTGCGGTTGTGTGGCGGGCGCGCCGCCGTGCGCCGCCAGCAAGGCGTTCAGCGCCTCCGAGACCGGCACCATGGCCGCCTGGATGCGGGCCAGTTCCCGCGCGGCGCCCTCCCGTTTCTCCCGCAGTCGCGCCAGCACGGCGTCATTGCCAAACCCGTAATGCGTCAGGCGCGCGTCGGCGTTGTCGTGGCGCAGGTGCAGCCGGTACTCCGCGCGGGAGGTGAAGAGCCGGTAGGGCTCCATGACACCCCGTGTGACAATGTCGTCCACCATCACGCCCAGATACGCCTCGTGACGGCCGATGATCAGGGGCGGCGCCCCGTCGAGCAGGCGGACGGCGTTGAGCGCCGCGCAAAGGCCCTGCCCGGCGGCCTCCTCGTAGCCCGACGTGCCGTTGATTTGCCCCGCGTGGAACAGCCCCCGGACGCGTTTCGTCTCCAGCGTGGGCCGCAGTTCTGTGGGCGGCACAAAGTCATACTCGACGGCGTAGCCGGGCCGGATGATTTCCGCCTCCTCCAGGCCGGGGCAGGAGTGCAGCATCTCCAGTTGCACATCCTCCGGCAGGCTGGTGGACAGGCCGTTTACGTAGAACTCCGCCGTCTCCAGCCCCTCGGGCTCGAGAAAGAGGTGGTGCGAGGTTTTGTCCGGAAACTTGACGTATTTGTCCTCGATGCTCGGGCAGTAGCGCGTGCCGACACCCTCGATGCGCCCCGAGTACAGGGGAGAGCGGTCCATGTTCTGCAGGATGATTTCCCGCGTGGCCTCCGAGGTGCGCGTGAGCCAGCAGGAGACCAGGTTGCGGTCGAACCCCGCGACGGGGGTCGAGAAGGAGAAGGGGCGCGGGTCCGGGTCGCCGGGCTGCTCCTCCAGCAGGGAAAAGTCTATGCTGCGCCGGTGGATGCGGGCGCAGGTGCCCGTCTTGAGCCGGCCCACGGGGAAATCCAGGCGCCGGTAGGCGTCGCTGAGACTGTCCGCCGCGGCCGCGCCGCCGCGCCCCCCCGCGATGCTCGTCATGCCGTAGTGCAGGCGGCCCCGCAGAAAGGTGCCCGTGCAGACGATGACCGCGCGCGCGCGGAGCTCCTCGCCGAAGGCGGTGCGCACCCCGGCGACGGCGGGCCGCCCGTCCGATCCGGTTTCCAGGAGAAGGTCCACCGCCTCGGCCTGCTTCAGAGACAGGTTCGGCTCCGACTCGCAGACCCGTTTCATGTCGTTCTGGTACAGGATGCGGTCCGCCTGCGCGCGGGGCGAATGGACGGCGGCGCCCTTCGACCGGTTCAGCATGCGGAACTGGATGCCCGTGCGGTCTATGCACCGGCCCATTTCCCCGCCCAGCGCGTCTATCTCGCGGACAAGCTGGCCCTTGGCCACCCCGCCTATGGCCGGGTTGCAGGACATCTGCCCGACGCTGTCCAGGTTCAGCCCGAGCATCAGCGTGCGGCGGCCCATGCGGGCGCAGGCCAGCGCGGCCTCGATGCCCGCATGCCCCGCGCCGATGATGATGATGTCTGGGTCAAGACGCATGTTTTCGTCCGGCGGCGCGCTCCGGGGGGGCGTCGGCCGCGGCCCGGTTTAATCCAGCGGCAGCACGGTGGCCTTGATTTTTTCCGCCTGGGCGGCGCGGTACCGGACCAGTTTTTCCCCGAGTTCCGGATACTTGTTGGCGAGGATGGCAATGGCCAGCAGCGCCGCGTTCGTGGCGCCGGGCGTGCCGATGGCCAGCGCGCCCACGGGGATGCCCGGCGGCATCTGGACGATGCAGTGCAGCGCGTCCTCCCCGTTCAGCGCGCCCGTCTGGATGGGCACCCCCAGCACCGGGCGCGTCGTGAACGCCGCCACGGTGCCCGGCAGCGCGGCCGCGAGGCCCGCCCCGGTGATGAACACCTCCACGCCGTTCCGGTCCGACTCGCGGACATACTCCGCGAGCAGCTCCGGCGTGCGGTGCGCGGAGAGGACCCGGCACTCGTGGGGCACCCCAAACTCGGCCAGGGTGCGGTGCGCCCGCCGCATCGTCTCCCAGTCAGACTCGCTGCCCATAATCACCGAAACCAGGGGTGAACTTCCCGTTTCCATTCCTGTCATCTCCTTGTGGTTGGTTGGTTTCAGCGGATTGCGCCTGTAAACAACCCGCGCCGCCTAAAAATGCCGCCCGATATAGTCCAGCGCCGCGTCCAGGTCGGCCAGTATTTTCGTGCAGTACCGCACCATCCAGGGGGACATGTCCTGGAAGGTGAGCGGACTGAACGCGATGACAAACTTGCCCAGGTCGTGCGCGGCGTAAAAGACCTCCATCGAGGTGCCAATCGAGGGCTTGCTGTAGTTCACCAGCAGGATGTCCGCGTCCCGAACATCCTGCAAATCAAACTCGACTATCTCATTGGCGCTGTCTATCTCCCGGTCGCGGAAATCCCGCCGCATCGGGTCCAGCAGGATGAACCGGCCCGCGAGCCGCTCCTTTGCCCGCTGCCGCCAGGGCTTGCTCTCCGCCTCGTCGGCGTCCATGATGGGGCCGCTAAGGTATATTGTCCGCGCCTGCTCCGCTTTTGGCATCTGCCGCTCCCGGTTAAATCCGCCCACGCCCGTCACACCTTCCTCCCCAAATTGTAGCGCACCGCCCATGCTCTTTTCACACCGTCCAGGCCGAACACGCCGTCCACCACCCTCCTCTCCCCCGCCTTTCTGCGACTTCTGAGCCTTCTGTGGCTGTCCCCTCACCCTCCGTCCCCCTTTGCGTTCCTTGCGTTCTTTGCGGATATCCCCTCCCGTTCCAGCCGCCCGGGCAATATTAACCGTTCTTTACCAGCCCAGTGTTATTATGTTTTACGAATTATCTGCTAAACTATGACATCAGGCGCCCAAGGAAGCATGAATGGCCATGGAAAGCTCCAACGACAGCAAACAACCGGCCGGACCGGAAGTGAAACCGCCAGACGACAGCGGTCCCGGTTTCCTTGCCGCACGCGCGGTCATGGAGGAGTTTCCCTGCGGCTGTGTGGCGGTGGACAGCGCGGGGCTCGTGGTCCACGCCAATCCCCCTTTTGTGAAGCTCGTCGGCAGCACCGTCGCCCGCCTAAAGGGCCGGCCTCTGGCATCGCTGCTGACGGCGGCGCACCGCGAAAATTTTCCGGACAAACTCCGCAGCCTGTTCAAGAAACGGGGCCGTGCCCGGCTGACAGTGGAGATTGCCCGTCCCGGACGC
This window harbors:
- the purE gene encoding 5-(carboxyamino)imidazole ribonucleotide mutase, whose translation is METGSSPLVSVIMGSESDWETMRRAHRTLAEFGVPHECRVLSAHRTPELLAEYVRESDRNGVEVFITGAGLAAALPGTVAAFTTRPVLGVPIQTGALNGEDALHCIVQMPPGIPVGALAIGTPGATNAALLAIAILANKYPELGEKLVRYRAAQAEKIKATVLPLD
- a CDS encoding nucleoside 2-deoxyribosyltransferase: MGGFNRERQMPKAEQARTIYLSGPIMDADEAESKPWRQRAKERLAGRFILLDPMRRDFRDREIDSANEIVEFDLQDVRDADILLVNYSKPSIGTSMEVFYAAHDLGKFVIAFSPLTFQDMSPWMVRYCTKILADLDAALDYIGRHF